The following proteins are co-located in the Sporolactobacillus pectinivorans genome:
- the rpsD gene encoding 30S ribosomal protein S4, translating into MARYTGPVWKKSRRLGISLSGTGKELERRPYAPGQHGPTQRIKLSEYGLQQQEKQKLRFMYGLNERQFRRTFDDAAKLKGVHGANFMILLESRLDNLVYRMGFARTRRQSRQLVNHGHITVNGKRVDIPSYRVKPGETIGVREKSKNLLVIKDALETNTFVPEYLSFDEKNMEATFSRLPERSELPAEITEAMIVEFYSK; encoded by the coding sequence ATGGCTCGCTATACCGGTCCAGTATGGAAAAAATCACGCCGTTTGGGCATATCGCTCAGCGGAACAGGAAAAGAACTTGAAAGGCGTCCTTACGCACCAGGTCAACACGGCCCGACCCAGCGTATCAAGCTGTCCGAATACGGTCTTCAGCAGCAGGAAAAGCAGAAACTGCGTTTTATGTACGGTCTGAATGAACGCCAGTTCCGCCGCACATTTGATGATGCGGCTAAATTAAAAGGCGTTCACGGTGCAAACTTCATGATTCTGCTTGAGTCCCGTCTCGACAACCTTGTTTACCGAATGGGTTTTGCACGGACGCGCCGCCAGTCACGCCAGCTTGTCAATCACGGCCATATTACTGTGAACGGCAAACGTGTCGATATTCCTTCATATCGAGTAAAGCCTGGAGAAACAATCGGCGTTCGTGAAAAGTCAAAGAATCTGCTTGTTATTAAAGATGCTCTGGAGACAAATACATTCGTTCCTGAATATCTGTCCTTTGATGAAAAAAACATGGAAGCAACTTTCAGCCGGCTTCCTGAACGTTCAGAGCTACCTGCAGAAATCACGGAAGCAATGATCGTCGAATTCTATTCAAAATAA
- the refZ gene encoding forespore capture DNA-binding protein RefZ: MPSEHANPAGGKKSREAVIHSALKLFNMSGYDGTSVRAIAADAGVNLALVSYYFGGKQGLLEYLMSSFFEGYLNELEDAGQDAAVSGKQAGDRLVFIADRLITYQQKYFYLSRFCHREMTLDNQLVRELMSSYLMKEKYLLIEIFEEILPDAATDPQAAEFTVLQYRDLVIMPFLQPQFLREVFFLRPSEPSFRINYLRYISQWAEQVTQVEKESDGSRNQLSK, from the coding sequence ATGCCGTCAGAACATGCAAATCCGGCCGGCGGGAAAAAGTCGAGGGAAGCGGTTATTCATTCTGCTCTGAAGCTATTTAATATGTCCGGGTATGACGGGACATCCGTGCGGGCGATTGCTGCAGATGCCGGCGTTAATCTGGCTCTTGTATCGTATTACTTCGGCGGGAAACAGGGGCTGCTCGAATATCTGATGTCATCTTTCTTTGAAGGTTATCTGAATGAATTGGAAGATGCGGGACAGGATGCAGCTGTATCCGGCAAACAAGCGGGTGATCGGCTTGTGTTTATTGCGGACAGGCTGATCACGTACCAACAAAAATATTTTTATCTTTCCCGTTTTTGCCATAGGGAAATGACACTGGATAACCAGCTGGTCCGGGAACTGATGTCCAGCTATCTGATGAAGGAAAAGTATTTGTTGATCGAGATTTTTGAAGAGATCCTTCCGGATGCGGCGACAGATCCTCAAGCTGCTGAATTTACTGTTCTTCAGTACAGGGATTTGGTAATCATGCCTTTTCTGCAGCCCCAGTTCCTTCGGGAAGTTTTTTTTCTCCGCCCAAGTGAGCCTTCCTTTCGTATCAATTACCTTCGCTACATCAGCCAATGGGCGGAACAAGTCACGCAAGTGGAAAAAGAGTCTGATGGTTCGCGGAATCAGCTAAGCAAGTGA
- the ezrA gene encoding septation ring formation regulator EzrA, with protein MLYLVIGLILLIVLIIAYGTWMRKKTYGEIDRAETRRTELGNRPFVKEMAKVKQLKMAGETEKKFEKWRADWDSIVTGDLPSVEEGLFEAEELTDKYRFKKAEHLVKDLNGKMDKIELKINEILAELNTVVDSESKNREDITSIKESYHQVKKLMITRRSQFREALPLLEGYVKDIDEHYKKYGDETENGNYIEARDALLHVKTAIGSVQDEIDRIPDLYEDIRQTIPDQLRELRQGKIEMEEQGYALQHLQIDEQLEETEKQLHVLGEAVGRLELDQASEGLKGIHDQLDWLYGQLEKEVLSRKKVSEVAPEIESKLENVGERIKAVSEATETVRESYHIDDQDLNAQREISRTYNKLKKGFYEADDLLKKHSEAFSTALEQLNGIRTDIENVESLTTEFDKKIKTLRKDEIEAKEMIRKLRHSLFETGRMIRQSNIPGVPQAFAAALDQAGEHLKFVNDKLDEKPLNMIEVQKALSDAEADTADVRKQGQTLVDTASLAEEMIRYGNRYRSNDPQIDSELKIAENFFRNYDYQASAEAAVKAVERKEPKVMKRIDLYQEQEHQA; from the coding sequence ATGCTTTACTTGGTGATCGGCCTTATTTTGCTTATTGTTCTTATTATTGCTTATGGTACGTGGATGAGAAAGAAAACGTACGGGGAGATTGATCGTGCCGAAACCCGGAGGACGGAACTCGGAAACCGCCCTTTTGTTAAGGAAATGGCAAAAGTCAAACAGCTGAAAATGGCCGGGGAGACGGAAAAAAAATTTGAGAAGTGGCGCGCCGACTGGGACAGTATTGTTACTGGCGATCTGCCTTCGGTCGAGGAGGGTCTTTTTGAAGCGGAAGAACTGACGGACAAGTATCGATTTAAAAAAGCGGAACATCTGGTCAAAGACCTGAACGGCAAAATGGATAAAATTGAATTGAAGATAAATGAAATACTGGCTGAATTGAATACTGTTGTGGATAGTGAAAGCAAGAACCGTGAAGATATCACATCGATCAAGGAATCCTACCACCAGGTCAAAAAGCTGATGATCACCAGGCGCAGCCAATTCAGAGAAGCGCTTCCGCTTCTTGAAGGATACGTCAAAGATATTGATGAACATTATAAAAAATATGGTGACGAAACTGAAAACGGGAATTATATCGAAGCAAGAGATGCCCTGTTGCATGTAAAAACAGCAATTGGCTCCGTGCAGGATGAAATTGATCGGATTCCGGATTTGTACGAGGATATCAGGCAAACGATCCCGGATCAGCTCAGGGAGCTGCGCCAGGGCAAAATCGAAATGGAGGAACAGGGTTATGCGCTTCAGCATCTTCAGATCGATGAACAGCTGGAGGAAACGGAAAAGCAGCTGCATGTACTGGGAGAGGCTGTAGGCAGGCTGGAATTGGACCAGGCGTCGGAAGGTCTGAAAGGTATACATGATCAACTGGACTGGCTGTACGGACAGCTTGAAAAAGAAGTCTTAAGCCGGAAAAAAGTCAGTGAAGTAGCGCCTGAGATTGAATCGAAGCTGGAAAATGTCGGTGAACGTATCAAAGCTGTGTCGGAGGCAACAGAGACTGTCAGGGAGAGTTACCATATTGATGACCAGGATCTGAATGCACAGCGCGAAATCAGCAGAACCTATAATAAGCTGAAAAAGGGTTTTTATGAAGCGGATGATCTGCTGAAAAAACATTCGGAAGCTTTCAGCACGGCTCTTGAACAGCTGAACGGAATCAGGACGGATATTGAGAATGTTGAGTCGCTGACCACGGAATTTGATAAAAAAATTAAAACGCTGCGAAAAGACGAAATCGAGGCAAAAGAAATGATTCGCAAGCTTCGGCACTCGCTTTTCGAAACTGGAAGAATGATCAGGCAAAGCAATATTCCGGGCGTTCCGCAAGCTTTTGCCGCGGCTCTTGACCAGGCAGGCGAGCATTTGAAATTTGTCAACGATAAACTGGATGAAAAACCTCTGAATATGATTGAGGTGCAGAAAGCGCTCAGTGATGCAGAAGCCGATACCGCGGATGTCCGCAAACAGGGCCAGACACTTGTTGATACGGCATCCCTTGCCGAAGAAATGATCCGTTACGGAAATCGGTATAGAAGCAACGATCCGCAGATTGACAGCGAACTGAAGATTGCTGAAAACTTTTTTCGAAATTATGATTACCAGGCTTCTGCAGAGGCAGCCGTGAAAGCAGTCGAAAGAAAAGAGCCGAAAGTTATGAAAAGAATTGACTTATATCAGGAACAGGAACATCAGGCTTGA
- a CDS encoding GAF domain-containing protein: MNSVNKTRIQVLESLIKDEPNQIANLANSAAWLNQCLDRINWVGFYLLKKNELVLGPFQGKPACVRIQVGKGVCGTAAKRKEIVRVADVHDFPGHIACDEDSRSEIVVPLIVGDKLIGVLDIDSPVTDRFSEDDQQFLEAFAETLALYL, from the coding sequence ATGAATTCTGTCAATAAAACAAGAATCCAGGTTCTTGAATCGTTAATCAAAGATGAACCGAATCAGATAGCCAATCTTGCAAACAGCGCCGCCTGGCTTAATCAATGCCTTGACCGCATTAATTGGGTCGGATTCTATCTGCTCAAGAAGAATGAACTCGTCCTCGGGCCATTTCAGGGCAAACCCGCATGCGTCCGCATTCAGGTAGGAAAAGGAGTCTGCGGTACCGCAGCAAAAAGAAAAGAGATCGTGCGCGTTGCCGATGTGCATGATTTTCCCGGACATATTGCCTGTGACGAAGACTCGCGTTCGGAAATCGTTGTTCCCCTGATTGTCGGAGATAAGCTGATCGGCGTTCTCGATATTGACAGTCCTGTTACCGACCGATTTTCTGAAGATGACCAGCAGTTTCTTGAAGCTTTTGCAGAAACACTGGCTCTATATCTGTAA